One window from the genome of Clupea harengus unplaced genomic scaffold, Ch_v2.0.2, whole genome shotgun sequence encodes:
- the LOC122130827 gene encoding dedicator of cytokinesis protein 4-like isoform X1, whose translation MERLLDYRDCMKIGEVDGKNIGGTVNLLNFYKTELNKEEMYIRYIHKLYDLHFKAQNYTEAGYTLLLYDELLEWTERPLREFLGYPMQSEWQRKECLHLTIIHNFDRGKCWENCIILCRELANQYEVYYDYRNLSKMRQMMEASLYDKIMNQQRLEPEFFRIGFYGKKFPFFLRNKEFVCRGNDYERLEAFQQRMLSEFPHAIAMQHANPPDQTILQAEAQYLQIYAASPVPEGQDVLQRDGVPNNIKSFYKVNHIWKFRYDRPFHKGTKDKENEFKSLWVERTMLTLAQSLPGISRWFEVEKRELVEMSPLENATEVIENKNLQLRTLIAQCQTRQMQNSNPLTMCLNGVIDAAVNGGLARYQEAFFAKDYIANHPQDGDKITRLRELMFEQANILEFGLAVHEKCVSQDMRPLHKKLVDQFHMMRSSLGLQPQEFPALVRASPMHFVSGSPRTCRTPVPSAISPDGSRMVIRRSPLTYPAVNRYSSSSLSSQASNEVSNITGQSESSDEVFNMQPSPSTSSLSSNQSGSTHVNSSAPSSNRASPLPSDKHKHSRDNLCLSPRDRLCAGIFPSPLDPTARTMPLQIVDSTSTRLEPSLPTLEKGAGSLGMGMRSYSPMPTNKSPQKASMPPLTPSPIDGLPPGGLVLNSPARSGSCSSGISSLSRCSVSETCSMDPGPSDSPVPLTVTTLDEPIVRRGSKTPPPYSVYERNNPRRATPLPHSLSVPPSMDTSGLPPKPYLNRSHRLHSEPRQRTVPRKVSQL comes from the exons AGGCTGGCTACACGTTGCTGCTGTATGATGAGCTGCTGGAGTGGACTGAGCGGCCCCTGAGGGAGTTCCTGGGCTACCCCATGCAGAGCGAATGGCAGAGGAAGGAGTGCCTCCATCTAACCATCATCCACAACTTTGACAGGGGAAAA tgttGGGAGAACTGTATCATACTGTGTAGAGAGCTGGCAAATCAGTACGAAGTCTATTACGACTACAGGAATCTCAGTAAAATGAGG CAGATGATGGAAGCCTCTTTATATGACAAAATAATGAATCAGCAGCGCCTGGAACCTGAATTCTTCAGAATCGGTTTCTATGGCAAGAAGTTCCCCTTCTTTTTACGG AATAAGGAGTTTGTGTGCCGGGGCAACGACTACGAGCGCCTAGAAGCCTTCCAGCAGCGAATGTTGAGCGAGTTCCCCCACGCCATCGCCATGCAGCACGCCAACCCGCCCGACCAGACCATCCTGCAGGCGGAGGCCCAGT ACCTACAGATCTATGCAGCGAGCCCGGTCCCTGAAGGTCAGGATGTACTGCAGAGGGACGGGGTGCCCAACAACATCAAGAGCTTCTACAAGGTCAACCATATCTGGAAGTTCCGCTATGATCGGCCTTTCCACAAAGGCACCAAGGACAAAGAGAATGAGTTCAAG AGCCTGTGGGTAGAGCGGACTATGCTGACACTGGCGCAGAGCCTGCCCGGTATCTCTCGCTGGTTtgaggtggagaagagggaaTTG GTTGAGATGAGCCCCTTGGAGAACGCCACTGAAGTGATCGAGAACAAGAACCTGCAGCTCCGAACACTAATTGCTCAGTGCCAGACCCGCCAGATGCAGAACAGCAATCCCCTCACCATGTGCCTCAACGGGGTGATAGATGCCGCTGTTAATGGGGGGCTGGCACGCTACCAAGAG GCATTCTTTGCAAAAGATTACATTGCAAATCATCCTCAAGATGGGGATAAGATCACTCGTCTCAGAGAGCTGATGTTTGAGCAG GCTAACATTCTGGAGTTTGGGTTGGCTGTGCATGAGAAGTGTGTTTCACAGGACATGCGACCATTGCACAAAAAGCTGGTAGACCAGTTTCATATGATGAGGTCAAGTCTAGGACTACAG CCTCAGGAGTTCCCTGCCCTTGTGCGTGCCAGTCCAATGCACTTCGTCAGTGGAAGCCCACGCACCTGCAGGACCCCGGTGCCCAGCGCCATCAGCCCCGACGGCTCTCGGATGGTGATTAGGCGCAG TCCGCTGACCTACCCAGCAGTCAACCGCTACTCCTCATCCTCACTGTCATCGCAGGCCTCCAATGAAGTGAGCAACATCACAGGCCAGTCTGAGAGCTCTGATGAGGTCTTCAACATGCAG CCAAGTCCCTCTACCTCCAGCCTCAGCTCCAACCAGTCCGGCTCCACCCATGTGAACAGCTCCGCTCCCTCCAGCAACAGAG CGTCTCCATTGCCCTCTGACAAACATAAGCACTCTCGAGATAACCTGTGCCTCTCGCCAAGGGACAGGCTCTGCGCTGGCATATTTCCCAGCCCACTGGATCCAACTGCA AGAACAATGCCACTCCAGATTGTGGATTCTACATCAACCCGTCTTGAACCAAGCCTCCCAACACTTGAGAAAG GAGCAGGATCTCTTGGCATGGGGATGAGGTCATATTCACCTATGCCCACAAACAAGTCTCCCCAAAAG GCATCCATGCCTCCCTTGACACCATCCCCCATTGATGGcctgccccctggtggcttgGTGCTGAACTCCCCGGCTCGCTCTGGCAGCTGCAGCAGTGGCATCTCTTCCCTAAGCCGCTGCAGTGTTTCAGAGACCTGTAGCATGGATCCTGGTCCTTCTGACTCTCCAGTGCCTCTGACTGTCACCACACTGGATGAGCCCATCGTCCGGCGGGGAAGCAAAACGCCTCCTCCCTACAGCGTGTATGAGCGCAACAACCCCCGTCGTGCCACCCCCCTGCCTCACAGCCTCTCTGTCCCCCCAAGTATGGACACCTCTGGTCTGCCCCCTAAACCATATCTGAACCGCAGCCACAGATTACACTCGGAACCCCGCCAACGGACTGTCCCCCGTAAAGTCTCACAGCTATAA
- the immp2l gene encoding mitochondrial inner membrane protease subunit 2: MAQQARFGQKYFKAFVSGFFVAVPVTVTVLDRLAYVARVEGASMQPSLNPDGGSASDVVLLNRWSVRNYRVQRGDVVSVLSPKNPQQKIIKRVIALEGDFIKTLGYKNRYVRVPDGHLWIEGDHHGHSFDSNSFGPVSQGLLHGRASHIIWPPNRWQRIEPYVPTDRKPLLNWSQKYSEDEDD, translated from the exons ATGGCTCAGCAAGCAAGATTTGGTCAGAAATATTTTAAGGCTTTTGTAAGTGGCTTCTTTGTAGCAGTACCAGTGACAGTCACTGTTCTTGATCGCCTTGCCTATGTAGCACGTGTGGAAGGAGCTTCCATGCAG CCCTCCTTGAATCCTGATGGAGGTTCAGCATCTGATGTTGTACTTCTGAATCGTTGGAGTGTAAGAAACTACAGGGTGCAGCGTGGGGATGTCGTCTCTGTTTT gtCTCCTAAGAACCCTCAGCAGAAAATCATTAAGAGGGTCATTGCCTTAGAGGGAGATTTCATTAA AACACTAGGATATAAAAACCGTTATGTGAGGGTTCCTGATGGACACCTGTGGATAGAAGGAGACCATCACGGCCACAGTTTTGACAGCAACAGTTTTGGACCC GTCTCCCAGGGGCTCCTTCATGGCAGGGCGTCTCATATCATCTGGCCACCCAACCGATGGCAGCGGATAGAACCCTATGTTCCAACTGACCGCAAACCATTGCTGAACTGGAGCCAAAAATActcagaggatgaggatgattgA
- the LOC122130827 gene encoding dedicator of cytokinesis protein 4-like isoform X2: MERLLDYRDCMKIGEVDGKNIGGTVNLLNFYKTELNKEEMYIRYIHKLYDLHFKAQNYTEAGYTLLLYDELLEWTERPLREFLGYPMQSEWQRKECLHLTIIHNFDRGKCWENCIILCRELANQYEVYYDYRNLSKMRMMEASLYDKIMNQQRLEPEFFRIGFYGKKFPFFLRNKEFVCRGNDYERLEAFQQRMLSEFPHAIAMQHANPPDQTILQAEAQYLQIYAASPVPEGQDVLQRDGVPNNIKSFYKVNHIWKFRYDRPFHKGTKDKENEFKSLWVERTMLTLAQSLPGISRWFEVEKRELVEMSPLENATEVIENKNLQLRTLIAQCQTRQMQNSNPLTMCLNGVIDAAVNGGLARYQEAFFAKDYIANHPQDGDKITRLRELMFEQANILEFGLAVHEKCVSQDMRPLHKKLVDQFHMMRSSLGLQPQEFPALVRASPMHFVSGSPRTCRTPVPSAISPDGSRMVIRRSPLTYPAVNRYSSSSLSSQASNEVSNITGQSESSDEVFNMQPSPSTSSLSSNQSGSTHVNSSAPSSNRASPLPSDKHKHSRDNLCLSPRDRLCAGIFPSPLDPTARTMPLQIVDSTSTRLEPSLPTLEKGAGSLGMGMRSYSPMPTNKSPQKASMPPLTPSPIDGLPPGGLVLNSPARSGSCSSGISSLSRCSVSETCSMDPGPSDSPVPLTVTTLDEPIVRRGSKTPPPYSVYERNNPRRATPLPHSLSVPPSMDTSGLPPKPYLNRSHRLHSEPRQRTVPRKVSQL, from the exons AGGCTGGCTACACGTTGCTGCTGTATGATGAGCTGCTGGAGTGGACTGAGCGGCCCCTGAGGGAGTTCCTGGGCTACCCCATGCAGAGCGAATGGCAGAGGAAGGAGTGCCTCCATCTAACCATCATCCACAACTTTGACAGGGGAAAA tgttGGGAGAACTGTATCATACTGTGTAGAGAGCTGGCAAATCAGTACGAAGTCTATTACGACTACAGGAATCTCAGTAAAATGAGG ATGATGGAAGCCTCTTTATATGACAAAATAATGAATCAGCAGCGCCTGGAACCTGAATTCTTCAGAATCGGTTTCTATGGCAAGAAGTTCCCCTTCTTTTTACGG AATAAGGAGTTTGTGTGCCGGGGCAACGACTACGAGCGCCTAGAAGCCTTCCAGCAGCGAATGTTGAGCGAGTTCCCCCACGCCATCGCCATGCAGCACGCCAACCCGCCCGACCAGACCATCCTGCAGGCGGAGGCCCAGT ACCTACAGATCTATGCAGCGAGCCCGGTCCCTGAAGGTCAGGATGTACTGCAGAGGGACGGGGTGCCCAACAACATCAAGAGCTTCTACAAGGTCAACCATATCTGGAAGTTCCGCTATGATCGGCCTTTCCACAAAGGCACCAAGGACAAAGAGAATGAGTTCAAG AGCCTGTGGGTAGAGCGGACTATGCTGACACTGGCGCAGAGCCTGCCCGGTATCTCTCGCTGGTTtgaggtggagaagagggaaTTG GTTGAGATGAGCCCCTTGGAGAACGCCACTGAAGTGATCGAGAACAAGAACCTGCAGCTCCGAACACTAATTGCTCAGTGCCAGACCCGCCAGATGCAGAACAGCAATCCCCTCACCATGTGCCTCAACGGGGTGATAGATGCCGCTGTTAATGGGGGGCTGGCACGCTACCAAGAG GCATTCTTTGCAAAAGATTACATTGCAAATCATCCTCAAGATGGGGATAAGATCACTCGTCTCAGAGAGCTGATGTTTGAGCAG GCTAACATTCTGGAGTTTGGGTTGGCTGTGCATGAGAAGTGTGTTTCACAGGACATGCGACCATTGCACAAAAAGCTGGTAGACCAGTTTCATATGATGAGGTCAAGTCTAGGACTACAG CCTCAGGAGTTCCCTGCCCTTGTGCGTGCCAGTCCAATGCACTTCGTCAGTGGAAGCCCACGCACCTGCAGGACCCCGGTGCCCAGCGCCATCAGCCCCGACGGCTCTCGGATGGTGATTAGGCGCAG TCCGCTGACCTACCCAGCAGTCAACCGCTACTCCTCATCCTCACTGTCATCGCAGGCCTCCAATGAAGTGAGCAACATCACAGGCCAGTCTGAGAGCTCTGATGAGGTCTTCAACATGCAG CCAAGTCCCTCTACCTCCAGCCTCAGCTCCAACCAGTCCGGCTCCACCCATGTGAACAGCTCCGCTCCCTCCAGCAACAGAG CGTCTCCATTGCCCTCTGACAAACATAAGCACTCTCGAGATAACCTGTGCCTCTCGCCAAGGGACAGGCTCTGCGCTGGCATATTTCCCAGCCCACTGGATCCAACTGCA AGAACAATGCCACTCCAGATTGTGGATTCTACATCAACCCGTCTTGAACCAAGCCTCCCAACACTTGAGAAAG GAGCAGGATCTCTTGGCATGGGGATGAGGTCATATTCACCTATGCCCACAAACAAGTCTCCCCAAAAG GCATCCATGCCTCCCTTGACACCATCCCCCATTGATGGcctgccccctggtggcttgGTGCTGAACTCCCCGGCTCGCTCTGGCAGCTGCAGCAGTGGCATCTCTTCCCTAAGCCGCTGCAGTGTTTCAGAGACCTGTAGCATGGATCCTGGTCCTTCTGACTCTCCAGTGCCTCTGACTGTCACCACACTGGATGAGCCCATCGTCCGGCGGGGAAGCAAAACGCCTCCTCCCTACAGCGTGTATGAGCGCAACAACCCCCGTCGTGCCACCCCCCTGCCTCACAGCCTCTCTGTCCCCCCAAGTATGGACACCTCTGGTCTGCCCCCTAAACCATATCTGAACCGCAGCCACAGATTACACTCGGAACCCCGCCAACGGACTGTCCCCCGTAAAGTCTCACAGCTATAA